A portion of the Manihot esculenta cultivar AM560-2 chromosome 2, M.esculenta_v8, whole genome shotgun sequence genome contains these proteins:
- the LOC110609383 gene encoding heat shock factor protein HSF8 isoform X2 gives MVAEEVGDRKRLFMGFRKVDPDRWEFANEGFLRGQKHLLKSISRRKPAHGHAHQQTPQPHGQSSSVGACVEVGKFGLEEEVERLKRDKNVLMQELVRLRQQQQATDGQLQTMVQRLQGMEQRQQQMMSFLAKAMQSPGFLSQFVQQQNESNRRITEANKKRRIKQDGISENENPSVPDGQIVKYQPMMNEAAQAMLRQIMKTDPSSGVESYNSGLEDFLMGSGSPSSSGMESGSSSTRISGVTLQEVPPTTGHSTYVPAVSGLSGHDPAASIPEIKPAPCIPSSGNITAQYPDISALVGSQEAPSISIPQSDVVMPTLDHIPEIVPESIVDIPGEGYMVPETGNDGFMDLTSIGIGNVSPDPDIDILLENSSFWDELVQSPVPEDIESTSMDGQTKGNDVQPVENGWDKTQHMDQLTEQMGLLTSDAKKL, from the exons ATGGTTGCTGAGGAGGTTGGGGACAGAAAGAGGTTATTTATG GGTTTTCGGAAGGTTGATCCAGACCGCTGGGAATTTGCTAATGAGGGATTCTTGAGGGGTCAGAAACACCTACTTAAGAGTATTAGTCGTCGAAAACCAGCTCATGGGCATGCTCATCAACAGACACCACAACCTCACGGACAAAGCTCTTCTGTTGGTGCCTGTGTTGAGGTTGGGAAATTTGGGCTTGAGGAAGAGGTTGAGAGGCTTAAGAGGGACAAGAATGTGCTTATGCAAGAACTTGTTAGGTTGAGGCAGCAGCAACAGGCTACTGATGGCCAATTGCAAACCATGGTCCAGCGACTTCAAGGGATGGAGCAGCGGCAGCAACAGATGATGTCTTTCCTGGCAAAGGCTATGCAGAGCCCTGGCTTCCTCTCTCAGTTTGTACAGCAGCAAAATGAAAGCAATAGGCGCATAACAGAAGCTAACAAAAAACGGAGGATCAAACAAGATGGTATTTCTGAGAATGAGAATCCTAGTGTTCCTGATGGCCAGATTGTGAAGTACCAACCCATGATGAATGAGGCAGCACAAGCCATGCTGAGACAAATCATGAAAACGGACCCTTCTTCCGGGGTGGAATCTTATAACAGTGGTCTTGAAGATTTCCTGATGGGCAGTGGCTCACCATCATCCAGTGGAATGGAGAGTGGGAGCTCGTCAACCCGTATATCTGGAGTGACTCTTCAAGAGGTCCCACCAACTACAGGGCATTCAACCTATGTACCAGCAGTTTCAGGGCTATCAGGACATGACCCTGCAGCTTCCATACCAGAAATTAAACCTGCTCCATGCATTCCTAGTTCTGGAAATATAACAGCTCAATATCCAGATATAAGTGCACTGGTTGGATCGCAAGAGGCACCCTCCATTTCTATTCCTCAATCAGATGTAGTGATGCCAACACTTGATCACATACCAGAAATAGTGCCAGAAAGTATTGTTGATATTCCTGGCGAAGGTTATATGGTGCCTGAGACTGGCAATGATGGATTTATGGATCTGACTTCAATAGGAATTGGAAATGTTTCCCCAGATCCTGATATTGATATATTGCTCGAAAATTCTAGCTTCTGGGATGAACTTGTGCAAAGCCCTGTACCTGAGGATATCGAATCAACCTCCATGGATGGTCAAACGAAAGGAAATGATGTGCAGCCGGTGGAGAATGGTTGGGACAAAACTCAGCACATGGATCAGCTTACAGAGCAGATGGGACTTCTCACGTCAGATGCTAAAAAGCTTTGA
- the LOC110609383 gene encoding heat shock factor protein HSF8 isoform X1 has product MEGVISNGGGGGGSGDASTSGSGSGGAQPPAAPVPISTQSNAPPPFLSKTYDMVDDPATDGIVSWSSTNNSFVVWNPPEFARDLLPKYFKHNNFSSFVRQLNTYGFRKVDPDRWEFANEGFLRGQKHLLKSISRRKPAHGHAHQQTPQPHGQSSSVGACVEVGKFGLEEEVERLKRDKNVLMQELVRLRQQQQATDGQLQTMVQRLQGMEQRQQQMMSFLAKAMQSPGFLSQFVQQQNESNRRITEANKKRRIKQDGISENENPSVPDGQIVKYQPMMNEAAQAMLRQIMKTDPSSGVESYNSGLEDFLMGSGSPSSSGMESGSSSTRISGVTLQEVPPTTGHSTYVPAVSGLSGHDPAASIPEIKPAPCIPSSGNITAQYPDISALVGSQEAPSISIPQSDVVMPTLDHIPEIVPESIVDIPGEGYMVPETGNDGFMDLTSIGIGNVSPDPDIDILLENSSFWDELVQSPVPEDIESTSMDGQTKGNDVQPVENGWDKTQHMDQLTEQMGLLTSDAKKL; this is encoded by the exons ATGGAGGGAGTAATCAGCAATGGAGGAGGTGGTGGAGGTAGTGGGGATGCGTCAACTAGCGGCTCTGGCAGTGGTGGAGCACAACCGCCTGCTGCACCGGTGCCAATTTCGACGCAGTCAAATGCACCGCCGCCTTTTCTAAGCAAGACTTACGACATGGTGGACGACCCCGCGACGGACGGGATCGTGTCGTGGAGTTCGACGAACAATAGCTTCGTAGTTTGGAACCCGCCAGAATTCGCGCGCGACCTCCTTCCTAAGTACTTCAAGCACAACAACTTCTCCAGCTTCGTTAGGCAGCTCAATACCTAc GGTTTTCGGAAGGTTGATCCAGACCGCTGGGAATTTGCTAATGAGGGATTCTTGAGGGGTCAGAAACACCTACTTAAGAGTATTAGTCGTCGAAAACCAGCTCATGGGCATGCTCATCAACAGACACCACAACCTCACGGACAAAGCTCTTCTGTTGGTGCCTGTGTTGAGGTTGGGAAATTTGGGCTTGAGGAAGAGGTTGAGAGGCTTAAGAGGGACAAGAATGTGCTTATGCAAGAACTTGTTAGGTTGAGGCAGCAGCAACAGGCTACTGATGGCCAATTGCAAACCATGGTCCAGCGACTTCAAGGGATGGAGCAGCGGCAGCAACAGATGATGTCTTTCCTGGCAAAGGCTATGCAGAGCCCTGGCTTCCTCTCTCAGTTTGTACAGCAGCAAAATGAAAGCAATAGGCGCATAACAGAAGCTAACAAAAAACGGAGGATCAAACAAGATGGTATTTCTGAGAATGAGAATCCTAGTGTTCCTGATGGCCAGATTGTGAAGTACCAACCCATGATGAATGAGGCAGCACAAGCCATGCTGAGACAAATCATGAAAACGGACCCTTCTTCCGGGGTGGAATCTTATAACAGTGGTCTTGAAGATTTCCTGATGGGCAGTGGCTCACCATCATCCAGTGGAATGGAGAGTGGGAGCTCGTCAACCCGTATATCTGGAGTGACTCTTCAAGAGGTCCCACCAACTACAGGGCATTCAACCTATGTACCAGCAGTTTCAGGGCTATCAGGACATGACCCTGCAGCTTCCATACCAGAAATTAAACCTGCTCCATGCATTCCTAGTTCTGGAAATATAACAGCTCAATATCCAGATATAAGTGCACTGGTTGGATCGCAAGAGGCACCCTCCATTTCTATTCCTCAATCAGATGTAGTGATGCCAACACTTGATCACATACCAGAAATAGTGCCAGAAAGTATTGTTGATATTCCTGGCGAAGGTTATATGGTGCCTGAGACTGGCAATGATGGATTTATGGATCTGACTTCAATAGGAATTGGAAATGTTTCCCCAGATCCTGATATTGATATATTGCTCGAAAATTCTAGCTTCTGGGATGAACTTGTGCAAAGCCCTGTACCTGAGGATATCGAATCAACCTCCATGGATGGTCAAACGAAAGGAAATGATGTGCAGCCGGTGGAGAATGGTTGGGACAAAACTCAGCACATGGATCAGCTTACAGAGCAGATGGGACTTCTCACGTCAGATGCTAAAAAGCTTTGA